In one window of bacterium DNA:
- a CDS encoding T9SS type A sorting domain-containing protein, whose protein sequence is MMRHLILLLLIVATAAAQPLTGPFEVVNTHGTAALTNPHVAVRNGSIADVFYQLGDSVLHAAVAIETGNIVTGPTMFPMTGTGWARQLCDVVIANDGWAALVYDATAGYNRTIVSRGLDTLDSGLVVDSGTVMYSGEWISVSINHALALSPRTGGGFFASWLNEWEYDNPWFWGEAGAGPVALSFASGDSFRICGNSFFGPWPEEGLSVDVFGSESDSDIVLICGDYSGITFSRPLWNNNTGFGIQELHFIFRGARSVGALFTEGDVLFLVSRSFTTRPAELLRIDNLSACTVVQTLNDEPIIAASHPDFGIAWLARYGTGLVLYRADTTGAPVFPAGAIHWPSEGHEIVEAALSLSDDGLLVAAWTERETGYDQPTILRIASVGWDTYLEVEESRFILHPSSFILSAFPNPFNSVLQIEYELAHSSELDLAVYNLIGQRVETLQHGVQEAGTYRATWLPKSAGGIYFVTLTTDAASRTAKVLYLR, encoded by the coding sequence ATGATGCGGCACTTGATCCTGTTATTGCTTATTGTCGCAACGGCCGCCGCCCAGCCGCTCACTGGGCCGTTTGAAGTCGTAAACACGCATGGCACGGCGGCGCTCACCAATCCGCACGTTGCCGTCCGTAACGGATCCATCGCTGATGTATTTTATCAGCTCGGTGATTCGGTTCTTCATGCGGCAGTGGCAATCGAAACGGGCAACATCGTCACCGGCCCCACGATGTTTCCCATGACGGGAACGGGTTGGGCGCGGCAATTATGCGATGTCGTTATAGCGAATGACGGATGGGCGGCACTGGTATATGACGCAACGGCTGGATACAACCGCACCATCGTCTCTCGCGGGCTTGACACTCTTGACTCCGGCTTGGTTGTTGATTCGGGCACGGTCATGTATAGCGGCGAATGGATTTCCGTCAGCATCAACCATGCGCTTGCCCTTAGCCCGCGTACCGGCGGTGGTTTCTTCGCGTCATGGCTTAATGAGTGGGAGTATGACAATCCCTGGTTCTGGGGAGAGGCCGGAGCGGGTCCGGTTGCCTTGTCGTTTGCCTCAGGAGACAGCTTTCGGATTTGCGGGAACTCCTTTTTCGGTCCATGGCCGGAAGAAGGTCTATCTGTTGACGTTTTCGGATCCGAATCCGACTCGGACATTGTCCTCATATGTGGCGACTACTCCGGCATCACCTTCAGCAGACCACTCTGGAATAACAACACGGGATTTGGAATTCAGGAACTTCATTTCATCTTTCGTGGCGCGCGCAGTGTCGGTGCTCTCTTCACGGAGGGCGATGTACTTTTTCTGGTCTCGCGTTCCTTCACAACCCGCCCGGCGGAGTTGCTGCGAATTGACAACCTTTCTGCATGCACCGTGGTTCAGACTTTGAACGATGAGCCGATCATTGCCGCTTCCCATCCCGATTTCGGCATTGCCTGGCTGGCACGCTACGGCACGGGATTGGTTCTCTATCGCGCCGACACCACGGGCGCGCCGGTCTTCCCCGCCGGAGCAATCCACTGGCCGAGCGAAGGACACGAGATCGTCGAGGCCGCCCTGTCCCTGTCCGACGACGGGCTTCTGGTCGCCGCGTGGACGGAGCGTGAGACCGGATACGATCAGCCTACGATTCTTCGTATCGCCTCCGTCGGCTGGGACACGTATCTTGAAGTGGAAGAGTCTCGCTTCATCCTTCATCCTTCATCCTTCATCCTTTCCGCCTTCCCCAATCCCTTTAACAGTGTCCTCCAGATCGAGTACGAGCTGGCCCACAGCTCTGAGCTTGACCTCGCGGTCTACAATCTGATCGGACAACGAGTTGAAACCCTGCAACATGGTGTGCAGG